The following are encoded together in the Culex pipiens pallens isolate TS chromosome 1, TS_CPP_V2, whole genome shotgun sequence genome:
- the LOC120431413 gene encoding coiled-coil-helix-coiled-coil-helix domain-containing protein 2, with amino-acid sequence MVRRGRSASPPPAARRSPPSAPPRQAAPAPPPRAAAPPPSQPMVQHAPPSAVAPPMAAPSQGPGLMAQMAATAGGVAIGSAVGHTIGHAMTGMFSGSDSKEAAPVAQAPAPVPQYAAAPESNAGGPCSWEIKQFLSCAQNQHDLTLCDGFNEALRQCKVQNNM; translated from the exons ATGGTTCGTCGTGGAAGGTCCGCTTCTCCGCCACCGGCTGCCCGCAG ATCCCCACCGTCAGCTCCCCCACGTCAGGCCGCCCCGGCCCCACCACCACGCGCCGCCGCCCCTCCGCCATCCCAGCCGATGGTCCAGCACGCCCCACCGAGCGCCGTTGCTCCGCCGATGGCCGCCCCCAGCCAGGGCCCCGGTCTGATGGCCCAGATGGCCGCCACGGCCGGAGGTGTCGCGATCGGTTCCGCCGTCGGTCACACCATTGGCCACGCCATGACCGGCATGTTCTCCGGCTCGGACTCGAAGGAAGCGGCACCGGTTGCCCAAGCTCCGGCTCCAGTTCCGCAGTACGCTGCAGCCCCCGAATCGAACGCCGGCGGACCGTGCTCGTGGGAGATTAAGCAGTTCCTGTCGTGCGCCCAGAACCAGCACGATCTGACGCTCTGCGATGGGTTCAACGAGGCGCTGCGACAGTGCAAGGTGCAGAATAACATGTAA
- the LOC120431361 gene encoding uncharacterized protein LOC120431361 encodes MRRLRMRKATPSGTKVSAGSAVWLAHRDQLKPHYQQQGERPNLMTPFEKSAPDAAVVDLDVEMLNLDEDMLGAGYGGSGLFRGFPEAATARSRSRKRDASAAELPAVCLRRSKRIKKPVVNSEFIYR; translated from the exons ATGAGGAGACTTCGGATGCGGAAAGCTACTCCGAGTGGAACCAAG GTGTCGGCTGGAAGCGCGGTGTGGCTAGCGCATCGCGATCAGCTTAAACCACATTACCAGCAACAAGGCGAACGGCCGAACCTGATGACGCCGTTCGAGAAGTCTGCGCCGGACGCGGCAGTGGTGGATTTGGACGTTGAGATGCTGAATTTAGACGAAGATATGTTGGGGGCCGGATACGGCGGAAGCGGCTTGTTCCGGGGTTTCCCGGAAGCTGCAACGGCACGATCCAGAAGCCGGAAGCGAGACGCATCTGCGGCAGAATTGCCGGCGGTTTGCCTTCGGCGCTCGAAGCGAATTAAGAAGCCTGTGGTGAACAGTGAATTTATCTATAGATAA